The Couchioplanes caeruleus nucleotide sequence ACGGCGGTCTCCGCGTCGTAGCGACGGCGCAGCGTGTCGCGCTGCCCGGCGCGGCCCTCGGGGTCGGTGAGCAGCGCGGACGCCGCGCCGAGGTGGCCGTTGAAGGCGCGCCCGAGAACCGCGGCGGCGCGGCCGGCGACCAGCAGGCTGACCGCTCCCCCGGGCCGCAGCGCGGCGGCGATCGCGTCGGCGACGCGGGCCGGGTCGTCGACGACCTCGAGCACCGCGTGGCAGAGGATCAGATCGACGCTGCCGGGCGCGACCAGGCCGGACAGCGCGTCGCCGTCGCCCTGCACGGCGCGGACCCGGTCGGCGACGCCGGCCTCGGCGGCACGCCGGGTGAGCGCGGCGAGCGCGTCCGGGCTGGCGTCGACCACGGTGACCGCATGCCCGGCCTCGGCCAGCGGTACGGCGAACCCGCCGGTGCCGCCGCCCACGTCGAGGACGGTCAGCTCCCGACCGGCGTGCCGCTCGAGTTCGCGGCGCAGCACGGCCCAGACGGCGGCCGTACGCACGGTGACGGGCGGGCGGGGGGTACGCGTCGATGCGGTGTCCACCTGCGCAGCGTATCGGCCCGCCGCAGGCGCGGGGGCGGCGAGCCGTGGCCTGCCACCCCCGTCGGTGCGTCAGCGGATCGCGTACGCCCGGATCACCGTCTGGGTGACCGTGCCACGGTCCGTGGTGGCCGTGGCGCGCAGCGAGACGTACCCGCCGGCCGGGTTGCGGACCAGCGCCGCGCGGTGCGCCCCGGCGCCGACCACCGGCACGGGCTTCCAGGTGCGCCCGTCGTCGGCGGACATCTGCACCGTGACCCGCCGGACCGCGGACCTGACCTGCTGGTCGACGGTGATCGGCACGAGCTGCGGCCGCCGCGCCGGGGCGGCGTTGTGCTCGTCCAGCGCCGGGTGGAAGCGGAGCGTGGAGACGGCGAGCCGCTGGGGGGTCTCCCCGGCGACGTGCCCGGAGCGGAAGGTCCACACGCCGCTCACCTCGGTGGACAGCGTGTGCGGCGCGCCGCGGGTGGCGGACAGCTCCAGCCGGTAGTCACCCGTGGCAGCCGGCACGTCGAACTGGGCGGCCGGATCCGCGACCTCCTCGATCAGCTTGCCGTCGCGGTAGAGCGCCAGCCGCGCCGATTCCAGCGTGCTGCCCCCGGGATGCCCGCTGCCCTCGCCGTACGCCGGCAGCACCACCGTGATCACGTCGCCGGCGCGGGTGACGTAGTCCCACGGGTCCTGGGCGGCGGCGACCGTGGGCGCGAACACGGCCCGGTTCCACTGCTGGTGGTACGTGCGCCCGGCGCGCAGGGGCGCCGGCGGCGTGGTCGCGCCGCTGAGGTCGACCGGCCAGTCGTCCTCCCCGGCCGGCGGCGCCTGCTGGATGAACTCGCCGGACCACTGGGCGCCGCCGTCGGTGTTGACCTGTTCGGTGCGCTGGAACGGCAGGTCGAACGGGATGAACACGGACCAGTACGACGTGTCGCCGTGCCGGGCCGAGTTCGCCTTGGCGCCGTCCGCCCCCGTGGCCTCGGTGGCGTACGTGGCCCTGATGGTGGCGAGGTCACGGTCGCGGACGGCCCTGCGGAAGCCGGTGTACATCACGCCGTCGGAGTACCAGCCGAGGTCGTACACGTGCCGGCTGTTGCGGAACGTCCCGCCGGCGCCGGGGTCGGCGAACGACGCGACGACCGAGCCGGTGAAGTGCTCGTACGGCGCCTGCCCGCCGATCTGCGCGGTGTAGAGGCCGGCCATGTCGACCCCGAACAGCCCGGCGCTGTACCCGAGGTCCCCGGTGTTCCAGTCGGCGCTGGGCGCGACGAGCGTGGGCCGGGACCCGCGCCGGGGCACGGTGATGTGGATGGGCTTGCCGGCGCGGGCGTCGAGGCGGACGGTCCGGTCGCCGTCGATGACGAGGCGCGGCTGGACGAGCAGCACCGATTCCTCCTCGCCGAGGAACGCGTACAGCCCGTACTCGCCCTTGGGCAGGCGCTTCGTCGTGGCCGGGCCGGTGATCGGGTAGTCGTCGCCGGTCTTGAGGTCGAACGCGACGGCGTAGAGCGACTCGGACGGCGTGCCGTCGCGGTCGATGCCCTCGAAGCGGACGTCGTAGCTCTCCGGCTCGCGGAACACCGCGACCGGGGTCTCGACCTTGAGCCCGCCCGCACCGGTGGCCGTGAGGTAGCCGGTGTAGTAGCCGTCGGGCACGTCGGCGCCGGTGTCGGCGGTCAGGGTCGTGGTGGCGGTGCCGTGGGCGGGCACGGTGAGGCTGTTGCGGGCCGGCGTGAAGACGTCGGCGGAGGCCGAGAGGGCCAGGGTGAGCGTGACCGGCGCGTCACCGTCATTGCGGTACGTGACGGTGCGGGCCTCGGGCTGGTCGTCGCCGTGCGGCCAGCGCCCGCCGGTGAAGCTCACCGAGCCCTCGGCGACGGCGACGGACTGGGTGATCGCCCGGGCCACGTCGACCCGGCCGGCGCCCTGCCCGAAGACGTCGACGCCCTCGGTGGGCTTGGCCGCTCCCATCAGGACGGTCTTGCGCTGCTGCGGCGTCCAGCCGGGGTGCTGCTGGGCCAGGATCGCCGCGGCGCCCGCGACGTGCGGGGTGGCCATCGAGGTGCCGGACAGGCTGGAGTAGCCGTCGACCGGGGCGGGGCCGCCGATCACGTCGTGCGCCGCCCGGGCCGCGACGATCTCGACGCCGGGCGCGGTGATGTCGGGCTTGATCGCGTTGTCGCCGGTCCGCGGGCCGCGGCTGGAGAAGTCGGCCAGCTGGTCCTCGCGGTCCACGGCGCCGACGGCCAGGGCCGCGTCGGCGGTGGCCGGGGAGCCGACCGGGGCGAACTCTCCGTCGTTGCCGGCCGCGACGACGAACAGCGTGCCGTACCGGGCGGTGAGGTCCCCGACCGCGGCCTCGAGCGGGTCGGTGCCCTCGAGGTCCGGGCCGCTGAGGCTCATGTTGACGATCGGCGCGCGGGTGGCGGCCCACGCCATGCCGGCGAGGATGGCGGAGTCGTCGCAGAACTCCGTGTCGCACACCTTGCCGATGACGAGCTTCGCGCCGGGTGCGACGCCGCGGTACCGCCCGCCGGAGGCCGCGCCCGTGCCGGCGATGGTCGAGGCGACGTGCGTGCCGTGCCCCACCATGTCGTCGGTGTCGGCGGCCTCGGTGAAGTTCTTCGCCTCGGCGATCTGACCGGCGAGGTCCGGGTGGGTGGCGTCGACGCCGGTGTCGAGGACGGCCACCTTGACCCCGGTGCCGTCGAGGCCCTTCTGCCAGGCGGCGGGGGCGCCGATCTGCGGCACGCTGTGGTCCAGGGTGACCTTGCGCTTGCCGTCGAGCCAGAGCCGGTCGATGCCCGGGGCCAGCGAGCGTGCGGTGCCCGTACCCCGGGTCAGCGCCTGCCAGAGCCCGGCCCGGCCCTGCCGGTCCGCACGGACCGCGAGCGTGCCGACGACCTTCAGGTCGCGCGTCACGCGCGTGCCCGGCACGGAGGTCGCGGTCCGGGCCTGCCGGGCCTGGTTCCCCGGGTACGCGACCAGCAGCGGCACCTCCGGGGCGCGCTCGTCGGTGTATCCGGCCGCGGCGAGCGCGGTGACGTCGAACAGTCGCTCGTCCACCCGTCCGGCGCGCAGCAGCGGCACGGCGTCGACGGGGACGATGCGCCGGCCCCGCGCGGTGC carries:
- a CDS encoding methyltransferase domain-containing protein gives rise to the protein MDTASTRTPRPPVTVRTAAVWAVLRRELERHAGRELTVLDVGGGTGGFAVPLAEAGHAVTVVDASPDALAALTRRAAEAGVADRVRAVQGDGDALSGLVAPGSVDLILCHAVLEVVDDPARVADAIAAALRPGGAVSLLVAGRAAAVLGRAFNGHLGAASALLTDPEGRAGQRDTLRRRYDAETAVALLTTAGLTVEETHGVRVLADLLPAAVVEDDPQAMIELELALSARLPFRDIASQLHVFARRR
- a CDS encoding S8 family serine peptidase: MRPRRLPALLLGLITATAGAVVAAGPAAQAGPATVRTGPAPAAPAGTTSITLITGDRVTLTRDGSAAVRPGPGRAGMRFLTERTARGRRIVPVDAVPLLRAGRVDERLFDVTALAAAGYTDERAPEVPLLVAYPGNQARQARTATSVPGTRVTRDLKVVGTLAVRADRQGRAGLWQALTRGTGTARSLAPGIDRLWLDGKRKVTLDHSVPQIGAPAAWQKGLDGTGVKVAVLDTGVDATHPDLAGQIAEAKNFTEAADTDDMVGHGTHVASTIAGTGAASGGRYRGVAPGAKLVIGKVCDTEFCDDSAILAGMAWAATRAPIVNMSLSGPDLEGTDPLEAAVGDLTARYGTLFVVAAGNDGEFAPVGSPATADAALAVGAVDREDQLADFSSRGPRTGDNAIKPDITAPGVEIVAARAAHDVIGGPAPVDGYSSLSGTSMATPHVAGAAAILAQQHPGWTPQQRKTVLMGAAKPTEGVDVFGQGAGRVDVARAITQSVAVAEGSVSFTGGRWPHGDDQPEARTVTYRNDGDAPVTLTLALSASADVFTPARNSLTVPAHGTATTTLTADTGADVPDGYYTGYLTATGAGGLKVETPVAVFREPESYDVRFEGIDRDGTPSESLYAVAFDLKTGDDYPITGPATTKRLPKGEYGLYAFLGEEESVLLVQPRLVIDGDRTVRLDARAGKPIHITVPRRGSRPTLVAPSADWNTGDLGYSAGLFGVDMAGLYTAQIGGQAPYEHFTGSVVASFADPGAGGTFRNSRHVYDLGWYSDGVMYTGFRRAVRDRDLATIRATYATEATGADGAKANSARHGDTSYWSVFIPFDLPFQRTEQVNTDGGAQWSGEFIQQAPPAGEDDWPVDLSGATTPPAPLRAGRTYHQQWNRAVFAPTVAAAQDPWDYVTRAGDVITVVLPAYGEGSGHPGGSTLESARLALYRDGKLIEEVADPAAQFDVPAATGDYRLELSATRGAPHTLSTEVSGVWTFRSGHVAGETPQRLAVSTLRFHPALDEHNAAPARRPQLVPITVDQQVRSAVRRVTVQMSADDGRTWKPVPVVGAGAHRAALVRNPAGGYVSLRATATTDRGTVTQTVIRAYAIR